Proteins encoded in a region of the Zea mays cultivar B73 chromosome 4, Zm-B73-REFERENCE-NAM-5.0, whole genome shotgun sequence genome:
- the LOC100216871 gene encoding uncharacterized LOC100216871, whose amino-acid sequence MEAERAGACLPLPYQATKSMCVLLLAAASMLSSSHTTTAAAHGAASATASPPPAALLIATADDQQALLAFKDLVTGDPHGVLTSWTAAGNTTAGVCSWRGVGCRSRRRRPGRVTSLELASANLTFTVSPFLANLTFLGTLNLSHNFLSGNIPRELGFLPRLSYLDLRHNSLQGVVPGSLAGASRLLVLQLEYNSLVGEIPANLSHLQRLEVLDVGSNQLSGAIPQSLGSLSRLTYLGLYLNNLSGSVPASLEYGMDGDVSIQGDLYSYGVLLLEMFTGKRPTDASFQGGRTLQSYVASCYPDKVLEVADPGLRHQLGNGCLSGGDVCCDEIDAEKLRRCMASVFRVGLQCSQEPPRARMHVGTAIKELEAVKDALLND is encoded by the exons ATGGAGGCGGAAAGAGCTGGAGCGTGTCTCCCCCTCCCCTACCAGGCGACCAAATCCATGTGCGTGCTGCTCCTCGCTGCTGCTTCCATGCTGAGCAGCAGCCATACCACCACCGCCGCCGCACATGGTGCTGCTTCTGCTACTGCCTCTCCTCCACCAGCGGCGTTGCTGATCGCCACGGCCGACGACCAGCAGGCTCTGCTCGCCTTCAAGGACCTCGTCACCGGCGACCCTCACGGGGTGCTGACCTCATGGACCGCCGCTGGCAACACGACCGCCGGCGTCTGCAGCTGGAGAGGCGTGGGGTGCCGCTCCCGCCGGCGGCGCCCTGGCCGCGTCACCTCGCTGGAGCTGGCGTCCGCCAACCTGACCTTCACCGTCTCGCCTTTCCTCGCCAACCTGACGTTCCTCGGCACGCTCAACCTCTCGCACAACTTCCTGTCGGGCAACATCCCCCGGGAGCTCGGCTTCTTGCCCCGCCTCTCGTACCTGGACCTCCGGCACAACTCCCTGCAGGGCGTGGTTCCAGGATCCCTCGCCGGCGCCTCCAGGCTCCTGGTCCTGCAGCTGGAGTACAACAGCCTCGTGGGCGAGATCCCAGCCAACCTGAGCCACCTGCAGAGGCTGGAGGTCCTGGACGTCGGCTCCAACCAGCTCTCCGGTGCGATCCCGCAGTCGCTCGGCTCGCTCTCGAGGCTCACGTACCTGGGGCTGTACCTGAACAATCTCTCAGGAAGTGTTCCGGCGTCTCTCG AGTACGGAATGGACGGCGATGTCTCCATCCAAGGCGACCTGTACAGCTATGGCGTCCTCCTGCTCGAGATGTTCACGGGGAAGCGGCCGACGGATGCCTCGTTCCAGGGAGGCCGGACTCTGCAGAGCTACGTCGCGTCCTGCTACCCGGACAAGGTACTGGAGGTAGCCGACCCTGGCCTACGGCATCAGCTGGGCAACGGGTGTTTGAGCGGAGGGGACGTTTGTTGCGACGAGATCGACGCCGAAAAGCTGCGCAGGTGCATGGCGTCGGTATTTCGAGTCGGCTTGCAATGCTCCCAGGAACCACCCAGAGCGAGAATGCATGTCGGGACTGCCATCAAAGAACTCGAGGCGGTCAAGGATGCCCTGCTAAACGACTGA